A segment of the Macrobrachium rosenbergii isolate ZJJX-2024 chromosome 8, ASM4041242v1, whole genome shotgun sequence genome:
GTGAGACAGTTGCAGATGTGGTGAGTAAAGTGATACTTTCGACGTGTGTATGTAGACCAATGGAACTGCTGAACGATACTGGACTTCAATTTACTGGAAAACCTTCTAAATTTATGTTACGTGAATGGGGTGTGGGTATTTGTACGCTGAGCATGTATGGGCTTCCAAGTCAGGCTAAGTATCTGCCTAGTAAAGCCTGGACTcagcatcctaggttaggttagatttggATGCATCACTAGCCTGTAGGCTATTTAACTACCACAGTTTTTGCGTTCATCCATCAAAAAACCCAGGTTTCCCATGATGGTCTCCCCCCTTAGCCAAGCGTTAGACAGCCCAGTGGGGTTGTTTTGGATTAACTACTGATCTCACAGAAATGAAAGTCAAATTCACAGAAATCACATTAAAAACTGTCAGGAAAACTACAATTACACATCTACTTGACTGCATACTTAAAGCAGTTTTAGCTAAGGGCTGTTGCCAATTTACCCACAAGAACTAGGAAGTACACTTTACTGACAGCTTCTCTTATGATTTCCTAAGGTGCCCCGGGCGATCTTAGACTTTCGAGTTCCCTTTTTCAGGTTTCTTCCCATCCCAAAATCTTGGTTTCCCATTGGGGTGATGGTAAGGTTTCCATAACTGTTGGGACTGGCAGGCCTAGAAGGCTACACAAAATAGaggactgactgatttatgaaaatctggCTAAGCTGTAGCCTAAAACCAGGCATGGGGGGGGGGCTTTCAGTATTAGAGAGTGAAAAGAGGTAGTTGGTGCAATAGGACAGCAAGACAACCAGTGGCCTGGACAACAATAATGGTCAAAGTACACAgcctaaaacacaaaataaaaagcaggGAAAATAGGTTAAGCTATTGGCAAATATTCACTTTTGGCCTATACTTACTAGGATAGTAATCTCAAGGTATAGTAGGTAATACCTTAAGATGACCAAACATTGTCCTAGCAATAAAGATTGTGTAAACATACTTCACGTAACATTAATCACACATCAGTACGAATCGTTAGCCTAAACCTGCTTCGAGATTAGGAATAGTCTACGAACCTCCATCCTTCTCTACTTCTTCGCAATTGCCGGAGACGTGTCCATTGCTCGGACTTGGTCCCCGAgactttttatcttctttcacATCAGCAGTATTTTTACTGCTTGCCGTTACCATTTTGTGGGGCTTAATTTTGAAGGTGAATGGATATACCAGCTTTTACGACAAAATCTTTGGAGATGGGATGATGGTGTTTCTTCCCTAGCTCCGACGTTACCTTCCTCTGGTACGTAAACAAATGTTTGTACCGTACAATATGCTGATCGCAAATATTTATTTGTCCGAACAACATTTCTGCTGTGGTTTTCACATTATATTCATAGCAGAAATGTTTAAAGATTGCTTATTATGTGTTTGGCATTGTAAATATCAagtaaatcatcaataaaaaactACAAAGAATACTCGAAAAAGCTCGATTTTTCGTACGGTTTCAACGGTTCATAGCTACTTAAATAATTACTGTCAGGTATCATTGTAATATTTTCTCCAGGGACCCTCTATTAACTAAAGAACCAGcttgtcaaaaatatattttaatcaatgTGTGTTAGAATTGATCGTTATGTCACAGTAGCGTACCCTTAAGGCAAAATATTGCCGAAAATACAAGATAACTTGACTCGAAGTCTTAGGATCACAGGAACTTAAACCAGCTGTAAGAGGCTGAGCTAGAAGCGCGGTCATTTTGAATGGGCTGACCCGTCTTACCTATAATCATGCCCATTCTTAAGCCACAGGAATAAAGGTACTGAAGGAATATACAGGTTTAGGACTGACGATCATGCACTACCAAAtacattttcctccttttgtgtCATCCACTTTCGTGGAATTCATTCTTTGGCCTCTTTCTTCGTTAACTCAATATTTATACCAtagtgtgaggcttcaagaaaagtctggcgtgaaagactgattctttattatgttgttgttgtttcagatttagctggccttgtgccagcaatCGCTCTTGCTCTGATAGCAGCCCGTAatctttattatgttgtttcagatttagctggccttgtgccagcaatcgctcttgctctgagagcagcccgtaatctttattatgttgtttcagatttagctggccttgtgccagcaatcgctcttgctctgagagcagcccgtaatctttattatgttgtttcagatttagctggccttgtgccagcacgggctcttgctctgagagcagcccgtaatctttattatgttgttttagatttagctggccttgtgccagcacgggctcttgctcccagagcagcccgtaacaaatttttttttctcgacaggtgtttataagacaaaaagcggacggaaaggtagcgggcgacccaagGCCCCCTGTTGCGTCCATACACGATTTGTGTTTCTTGGcaaacataaaaatacgtacaacatttgcTACATGGCATACaaaagatagatatacatatcagcagaaaggccgtacaatgatgcataagatgaggtacacaaagaatctgaaataaaggtAGGTAAAATACATAACGTGAATAACgtacatctgaaaagagaaacacaaagaaagagaggtgCGATTTGTCgcctttacaaatactccccccaaaagacaataattagaggggCAATTACTGGATGGACCAATATTAATCATGGAGGCGCTGAGGCAGTCGGagtgggcccctgcttctggagaactgtgggcgtggggtggagcTGACACTTGGGGACGATTGGATGCGTTTTCTGGGCTGTCCTGGGCCCCACTTTGGTGGGGAAGTGGGTGCGCCTGCAGGCAGGTATtgcgggggaactctggggcgcctgTCTACTTCACAAActtcgctgtctaacaggaatgcgggtttcagcctgtcgatggtgatccattcctcccgcccgtggatgttgaggaggaatgctttgctggcctgCCTGATGACTCGgcggggccccctgtagggcctggttaagggtgggcggcGAGCGTCCACCCTGATGAAGAC
Coding sequences within it:
- the LOC136841046 gene encoding uncharacterized protein, coding for MAYNPAANGMVERAHRSLKAALMACCTDERWKEQLPWVLLGLRSAPKANGDTSPAEKVYGETLAVPGEFFPPLADGANTRLPRLRELAQRFTPCHKTFTDRTITYSPPILHSCAYVFIRVDARRPPLTRPYRGPRRVIRQASKAFLLNIHGREEWITIDRLKPAFLLDSEVCEVDRRPRVPPQYLPAGAPTSPPKWGPGQPRKRIQSSPSVSSTPRPQFSRSRGPLRLPQRLHD